The sequence TCGCTAATGCAATATGCATGTGTACGATATATACTACGCAGATGGCGCGTGCGGGTACGGGAACCTGTACAACGCCGGGTACGGCGTCAACAACGCGGCGCTCAGCGAGACGCTGTTCAACGACGGCGCGTCGTGCGGGCAGTGCTACCTCATCATGTGCGACACCAGCAAGTCGACGAGTTGCAAACCCGGCAACACCATCACGGTCACCGCCACCAACATGTGCCCGGCCAACTACGTGCTGCCAAACGGCGGCTGGTGCGGCCCGGGGCGGCCCCACTTCgacatgtcgcagccggcgtgGGAGAACATCGGCATCTACAAGGCCGGCGTCATCCCCGTCCTCTACCAGCGGGTCCAATGCTCGCGCAGCGGCGGCGTGCGCTTCAGCTTGGCCGGCTCCAAATACTTCTTGCTCGTCAACATCCAGAACATCGGCGGCAGCGGCTCCGTGGGAGCCGCCTGGGTCAAGGGCACCGAGACGGGGTGGATCCAAATGTCCAGGAACTGGGGCGCCAACTGGCAGGCTCTGTCCGGGCTCGTCGGCCAGGCGCTCAGCTTCGCCGTGACCAGCACCGGTGGGCAGTACCTGCAGTTCCCGGACGTTGTGCCGGCGTGGTGGCAGTTCGGCCAGACCTTCACCGCCACCAAACAGCAGTTCACTTACTAAAACGTGCAAGCGGCCGGAGTGACCGATCTCCTTCGCCATTTCTTGCGGTTCGGTGGAATGGCGAGTGCGTGCTCGTGATTTCGACGGAGCTAGCTGCACTTGCCATTGCATCCTTGGTGGCCGGCATTTCCCCTATGTGATGCTCCGACTGCGGGAGCTGCGCGCGGTGACGTGTAATTTCATATTTCGTCCCACTTTTGTTATGTCCAACAATTtgtttttcttaattttcttatcTATCTTGTTATTTGAGTCTTACATAtatgtaataataaatattttaaatgaaTTATGGAAATTATTATTTGATGGGACAACAAATCATTATCACTATTTTAAAATCCCTTCAATCGTCAACAATAAGTAACATGCTCCTAAAAAAGAAACAGAATAATAATTAAGTGTCATTTTGGGTGTTGATACATTATTCTTTCATTACTGATT is a genomic window of Phragmites australis chromosome 24, lpPhrAust1.1, whole genome shotgun sequence containing:
- the LOC133907535 gene encoding expansin-A31-like produces the protein MEMAAKSLVLCTVLAVCLAVAAADWSPGTATFYGGPDGSGTMDGACGYGNLYNAGYGVNNAALSETLFNDGASCGQCYLIMCDTSKSTSCKPGNTITVTATNMCPANYVLPNGGWCGPGRPHFDMSQPAWENIGIYKAGVIPVLYQRVQCSRSGGVRFSLAGSKYFLLVNIQNIGGSGSVGAAWVKGTETGWIQMSRNWGANWQALSGLVGQALSFAVTSTGGQYLQFPDVVPAWWQFGQTFTATKQQFTY